GCTTTTACTTTATGATGAAGCCGATAGTTTACACCCCAGCAGCGAACTTTGTTTTAACAGCCATCTTAACCGTACCGGCGATATTTGGCATATTTTGGTAGAAGATTTAACTTTTCCTATCTACTATAATTACCGTATTAACGGCCCTCATAGCCAGCACGACATACTTAACGGCCACCGCTTTGATAATACCAAACAACTGCTAGACCCTTACGCTAAAGCCGTAACCGGCGGCTTTAAATGGGATTTTAACAACAACGGCCCGTGCCCTAAAGGAATTATTTTAGCCAACGATTTTGATTGGCAAGACGATAAACAGCTGCGGATACCGCTGCACAAAACTATTATTTACGAAACTCACCTTAAAAGTTTAACGGCTTTAGCTAACGTTAAATACCCGGCCAGCTATTTAGGGGTAACCGAAGTTATTCCTTACTTAAAAGAGCTGGGTATTACCGCTATCGAGCTGCTGCCGGTTTTTGAGTTTAACGAAGACGAATACGGCCACATCAACCCTTTAACCGGCGAGGTTTTAAAAAATTACTGGGGTTACTCTACTATGTCATTTTTTGCGCCGCACGGCCGTTATGCCGCCAGCGGACAGCTGGGCGAGCAGGTAAACGAATTTAAATATATGGTGCGCGAACTGCATAAAGCCGGCATCGAGGTTATCCTTGATGTAGTGTTTAACCATACCAACGAAGGCAACGAGCGCGGCCCTACCGTAAGTTTTAAAGGTATTGATAACTCGGTTTATTATATGCTTTACGATGATAAACGTTATTACTGGAACTTTTCGGGCTGCGGCAACACCTTTAATTGTAACCACCCCGTTGTGGCCGAACTTATTATTGACAGCCTGCGTTATTGGTACACCGAAATGCACGTTGATGGTTTTAGGTTCGATTTAGCCACCATTATGATGCGCGACCAAAACGGCCACATTATGGATAAATCGCCGCTGGTTACCCGTATCGGCGAAGACCCCGTCCTTAAAGACTGTAAAATTATTGCCGAAGCTTGGGATGCCGGCGGCGGCTACAAAGTGGGTAATTTTCCGCACCCGCGTTTTGCCGAATGGAACGACCGTTTTAGGGACGAACTGCGCCGCTATTGGCGCGGCGACAACGGCCTTTCCGGCATTGTAGCCACTCGGCTGGCCGGCAGTAACGACCTTTTTGCTAATAGCGGCAAACAACCGTTTAGCAGCATTAACTTTGTTACCTGCCACGATGGGTTTACTTTAAACGATTTGGTATCTTATAAAACCAAACATAACGAAGCTAACGGCCAAAATAATACCGATGGAGCTAACGAAAATTACAGCAGTAACTATGGCAGCGAAGGCCCCAGCGATGATATTATCGTTAATAATTTAAGACAAAAACAAAAGCGTAACTTTTTAGTTAGCTTAATCTTAGCGCAAGGTGTGCCTATGCTGCTAGCCGGCGATGAAATTGGCCACAGCCAGCAAGGTAACAATAACGCCTATTGTCAAGATAACGAAATAAGTTACCTAAGCTGGTTGCCCAATAAAATTGACCAGCCTTTACTGCGTTTTTATAAAGCTTTACTGGCCTTTAAAGGGCAAACGGCTGCCTTACAGCGGCAAAGCTTTTTTTTAGGTGATAATTGCA
This is a stretch of genomic DNA from Spirochaetaceae bacterium. It encodes these proteins:
- the glgX gene encoding glycogen debranching protein GlgX, which translates into the protein MKQYKTSLGKAIPLGGTIVKDGVNFALFSRNATEVSLLLYDEADSLHPSSELCFNSHLNRTGDIWHILVEDLTFPIYYNYRINGPHSQHDILNGHRFDNTKQLLDPYAKAVTGGFKWDFNNNGPCPKGIILANDFDWQDDKQLRIPLHKTIIYETHLKSLTALANVKYPASYLGVTEVIPYLKELGITAIELLPVFEFNEDEYGHINPLTGEVLKNYWGYSTMSFFAPHGRYAASGQLGEQVNEFKYMVRELHKAGIEVILDVVFNHTNEGNERGPTVSFKGIDNSVYYMLYDDKRYYWNFSGCGNTFNCNHPVVAELIIDSLRYWYTEMHVDGFRFDLATIMMRDQNGHIMDKSPLVTRIGEDPVLKDCKIIAEAWDAGGGYKVGNFPHPRFAEWNDRFRDELRRYWRGDNGLSGIVATRLAGSNDLFANSGKQPFSSINFVTCHDGFTLNDLVSYKTKHNEANGQNNTDGANENYSSNYGSEGPSDDIIVNNLRQKQKRNFLVSLILAQGVPMLLAGDEIGHSQQGNNNAYCQDNEISYLSWLPNKIDQPLLRFYKALLAFKGQTAALQRQSFFLGDNCNSSRFKDIIWYNPDGSTPKWDNLTNTLSCRISGETAITGEEDTGDIAFFFNPTGKEITFILPPLRAGHHWFLKINTAENSPKDIYDGTGPIVSYSLIVKDHSAVVLQSGQND